One Ranitomeya variabilis isolate aRanVar5 chromosome 4, aRanVar5.hap1, whole genome shotgun sequence genomic window, TTCGACACGTCGGTCTTAATCATGGTTCATGATTAAGACCGGAGTGTTAAAATGCATTGGTTGGTAGCTCTCTGGGATCTATATGTTGTCCGCATTGTGcctgtttttatgattttttttcattacAGACAAAGTTTCATATTTTTCTACGCTAGAGTACCTTTTTTCTTCATACATAAAATCTTGGTGTTTTTTTATTCCAtaattgggaggcagaatgaacaaacagttgaaccatGCTCAACTGGTTAATCCTCTTAagtttttctattagactgtgaactgtcattctcTTGGTCAATAATTCAGTATTTTTACCTTGCCATTTTTACAGTCAGCTTAAGTAGaaattttcaaaaatataaaattcaaggatattttattcacaaataattgttttttttcttagcAGATGAGTGTACCAGGAGGTCAGAagaacagctgacatcttcaatttttaaatcagatgatctcgAAATCCCACAGGATGcaactgaagtgaatgccattctgtcatctgatcctttgaaacagatCATTTCTTCTGATTTATTAGTGACTACTAAGGAAAATGAAAgttacaaaataagcattaaaaagcaATCTGCTCCCAAAGAAAACAAGTCATTTTCACATTCAGTATATGGAAAtattttttcccctcaaaaattcgtttcttaaacatcaaaaaattcacacaacggagaaaagattttcttgttccaagtgtgggaaatattttaaacatAAATGTAATCTCGtcagacaccagagaactcacacaggggagaagcctttttcctgttcagaatgtgggaaatgttttaaccagaaatcaaactTTGTTAATCACCggcgaacccacacaggggagaagcctttttcctgttcagaatgtggaaagtgttttaaccagaaatcaagttTTGTTAATCACCagcgaacccacacaggggagaaacctttttcctgttcagaatgtggaaagtgttttaaccagaaatcaagttttgttaatcaccagagaactcacacaggggagaagcctttttcctgttcagaatgtgggaaatgttttaaccagaaatcaaattttgttaatcaccagagaactcacacaggggagaaaccttttttctgttccgaatgtgggaagtgttttaaccagaaatcaagttttgttaatcaccagagaactcacacaggggagaagcctttttcctgttcagaatgtgggaaatgttttaaccgaaaagCGTATCTGGAtgatcaccagagaactcacacaggggagaagccgttttcatgttcagaatgtgagaaatgttttgtgaATAAATCAAATCTCCTTAGTCATCAGAAAACTCACATAGGGGAGTaggcattttcatgtttagaatgtgggaaatgttttaaacagaaatcagatGTTGTTAGTCACAaaataattcacacaggagagaagccattttcatgtcatttggaaaatgttttacacggaaattaactcttaataaacatcagaggcgtcacacaggggagaagcctgttCCATGTTCAGAATGTTCGAGATGTTTTAACCAATAATTGTGTTTTCTTAAAGTGTTAAGGCAAtcccttgtcattcctcatgtttggcttcgttaacccctttcccaccttgaacgtatccatacgtccctgtGATCTGGCCCATATTGATCTGGGACCTATGGGACCTGGTGATTTTGTACCCACACGGGTTGTGCACGCGATCAACACTGGGAGTCACCtgtttctgacagctgacacccgacatTCAGTGCAAGGATTAGTCCCGCACCACTCCCGGTACTTTAATCCTCTAAGTAATGTGATCGAACTTGATCACATCATTTCAGGAGCAGGCAGAGAGTaaacagcccctctgcccttggagcaGAGACCCCACAATGTCATTTCGggctcccgatcgttgccatggtgacccaatgttgtcACGATGACATAAggatcaccagagctagcaaagttgcttgatcatgctcacAGCATAATCGGCAACTTTGTCTGTCAGAGCAGTGCTGACAGTTTacatagcatagggatgctcctGCATCCACATGCTATACAAGTGATTagcatggaaaaaaaatgaaagtcctatagtgggacaaagtgaaaaagttataaaataaagtttaaaaaaaatggtaaaaatatatatatatatctatctctaatCAGCTCTAtcagctcccaccttctaacgctctgtctgctactcctcattgccggtgatgtatccccaaatcccggcccacctcaacacatccccacgctcatttctaaccccctacctcgatcctccgcacgttttcccaaccatgacaacctcatacccattcatccagcccccactcccccggtccccttacctggagcactatggaacgcacgctccgtctgcaacaaactgccatttatccatgacctcttcatcaccaacaaactctccttccttggcatcacggaaacctggctcaccccctctgactcagcctctccagctgcgctttcctacggcggtctccacctctctcacacctctcgctccaccaacaaacgtggtggaggggttggcttgctcctgtctgacacctgctccttcactccaatcccgctaccaccctccactactcttccctcatttgaggtgcactccatccgcatctattccccctacaacctccagctggctgtcatctaccgccccccagaactagccatctccacctttctcgaccacttcaccacatggctacttcatttcctctctgttgacatccccactatcatcatgggtgatttcaacatcccgattgacacttccacctcagctgcctctaaacttttatcactgactgcctcctttggcctcactcaatggtcctctgaggccactcacaaagatggccacacgctggacctcgtcttcacccgcctctgctcccttactaatctcactaactcacccctccccctgtctgaccacaacctactgacattctcttccctctcctctcctagtgtgcaacccccactccacaaactccctcactgaaatctcaaacatctcaacttacaatcactctctgagtcccttctccctcttaccgacatagcctcccttcatgacacaaatgctgctgctgctttttataacgccacaataacagcaacactcaattcggccgccccgctcatgcatagcaaaactcgtgcagtcaacaggcagccctggctgaccagcctgactaaagaactgagatgggcttccaggatcgctgagcgaagatggaagcgatcccgctctgctgaccacttcaccgcatacaagcagtccctcgccagcttcaagtccgcgctcactgccgcaaaacaaacttacttctcatctctcatatcctccctgtctcacaaccctaaacagcttttcaacactttcaattctctactccgtccccctgcaccccctccctcccctctcatttctgctgaagactttgcctctttctttaaacagaagatcgatacgatcagagaaagctttggcccactgcccctcttagctgctcacccctgctcctccaaaaccagcttctccaccatgacagaagatcagctctccaccctcctgtcgagatcacacctcaccacctgcacgctcgaccggctcccatctcacctcatccctaacctttccacggtcttcatcccaaccctaacgcacctcttcaacctctcactcacaacaggtgtcttcccctcatccttcaaacatgccaagatcacacccatcctcaaaaagccctccctcgacccatcctctgtgtctagctatcgcccgatatctcttcttccttatgcctccaaattgctggagcaacacatccatcttgaactgtcctctcacctctcctcctgctccctctttgatcgattacaatctggcttccgttcccatcactcaactgaaactgccctaactaaagtcaccaatgacctactaactgccaggaacaaacgacactactctgtcctccttctcctggacctgtcttctgcctttgacactgtggaccactcccttctgctacaaatccgctcatctcttggcatcacagacttggccctttcctggatctcatcatatctgacagatcggacattcagtgtctccctccgccacaccacctcctcacctcgccccttgtcagtcggtgttcctcaaggctctgttctaggacccctactcttctccatctacaccttcggtctgggacagctcatagaatcccacggtatgcagtaccatctctatgctgatgacacgcagatctacctatctggacctgacctcacctccttacataccaaaatcccgcactgtctgtctgctatttcagccttcttttctgctcgctttctacaactgaacatggacaaaacagaattcatcatctttcccccatctcactctacccctccagcagacctatccatcaatgtcaatggctgctcactttccccagtcccacacgcccggtgcctcggggtgatcctcgactctgccctctcaagccacatatccaagcccttgcctcctcctgccgcctcaaactcaaaaacatttcccggatccgcgcattccttgactgtgacaccacaaaaacactagtgcatgcccttatcatctcccgcctcgagtactgcaacctcctactctctggactcccctctggcaccactccaatccatcctacactctgctgctcgactaatctacctgtctccccgctattccccagcctctcccctatgccaagcccttcactggcttcctattgcccatagactccagttcaaaaccctcacaatgacctacaaagccatccacaacctatctcctccatacatctgtgacatgatctcccggtacctaccaacacgcaacctccgatcctctcaagacctccttctctactcccctctcatctcttcttcccacaaccgcatccaagacttctcccgtgcttcccccatactctggaactctctaccccagcacatcagactctcgcctaccatagaaactttcaaaaagaacctgaagactcacctcttccgacaagcctacagcctgcagtgatcctgaacctactgaaccgccgcacaaccagctctgccctctcctagtgtatcatcacccatcccctgcagattgtgagccctcgcgggcagggtcctccctccttatgtacccgtgtgccttgttttttgctcatgtttaatgtatttgtctatatttgccccgtatttcacatgtaaagcgccatggaataaatggcgctataaaaatgaataataataataaaataatagaaaaataaaaatatattgtacccacaaataaatatttgtattaagaaatatatataagcaataaaagtacacttatttGGTATTGTCGCGTCTAGAACGACcagacctatgaaactgtcccattagttaatccctttagtgaacaccgtaaaaaataggcaaaaaacaatgctttattatcataccgttgaactaaaagtggaataaaacgagatcaaaaagacaaatataaataaacatggtactgctgaaaacgtcatcttgcccgcaaaaaaacaagctatcatacagctccatcagcagtaaaagtaaaaaggttatagctctcaaaataaagcaatccaaacataattattttttctttaaaatagtttatgtggaagcgccaaaacataaaaaagataaaactgtagtatcgctgtaattgtactgacccaaagaataaaactgacttTACAATTTTACCACACGAGGAACAACATAACAAATGTTACAAAATAAAAATtcttgaattgctgatttttgttcattcttcctcccaaaaaaAGCAATCAAACAGTGTCACGTGTCTGATAATGtaattaaaacgtcaactcgtcctgcaaaaaacaagccatcacatcactctgtgggccgaaatatggaaaaattttagcCTTCAAAATATTGCAATGGAGAAACtagtttttgaaataaaaagcgttttttagtgtgtgacagcagccaaacaaaaaaaaatataaatctcatatcactgtaatcgcactgaacCGAAGAACAaatttgcctaatcacttataccgcacaagaaactttgttaaaaataaataaaaacaatttttcacctgctgttttgttcattTTGTCTCAAAAAGACAaaaagatcgcagtaaggatcggctcacatttatcctgcactctgtgctgagcgcttacaccaatgTAAATCCCTGAAATATGTGACTCAGATGGGACCCAGGTGGAATATTCCTTaaagtgaggcagatggaggcactgtggaccagcggtgtccgtctttttaggattgtataaaagtgccatcggccacagttttgtgcactactgaaaagaagacaatgctgaacagagtccagacggagtccagaataactctgctgctgcattatagtgaatggagtcaaaatcgtcactacacctgtagataaattcccacaggggtataatttccaaaatggggtcaattgaggggggattctgctcttctagcagttaggggctctgtatatggagtctgcaaactattctagaaaaatctgtgctccatgaggcaaatagcgctccatctctcccgagtctctccatatgaccatgtagtactgtacaaccacatttggggtattgtcACGTTCAGTACAAATTATGGTGTCATTTTtactcacttcttgtgtgaaaatgtaaaacctgtggataaaaaaattttggtggtaaaaatgtagttgttttttcttcactgcccaatgatataaaattttgtgacacacgtGTGGAATCAACATGATCACTACACTGCTGCCctgggcacttttagtgctgcctccccctttggagagtatgacactatcggcagtgactttggcaagaatcgctaatgtgaaagtcgccttttgcagcagatccggcagtttttctgcatctgccgcataacggatcacttacggcaacactgcgttcggcctcattcattccctatgggatttgcggtacttgccatgatctggcaaatgcggtaccatacctcccaacttttgaagaagggaaggaggcataaAGTTTGCGGGGcgtgtagtgcgccgcggcaaattttaggccacgcctctgaccacacccatttcacccatattccccccccccgaatgcatggctcatatccccccccttaatgcatggctcatattcccccctgaatgcatggctcatattcccccccctgaattcatggctcatattcccctcccctgtatgcatggctcatatccccccccttaatgcatggctcatattcctctctgtatgcatggctcatattccccccctcctgtatgcatggctcatattcccccccccccctgaaagcatggctcatattccccccttgaatgcagggctcatattccccctctgtatgcttggctcatattcctccccctgaatgcatggctcatattccccccctgaatgcatggctcatatccccccctgaatgcatggctcatattcccacctcaatgcatggctcatattcccccccccctgaatgcacagctcatatccccccccctgtatgcatggctcatattccccccccctgaatgcatggctcatattccccccccctgaatgcatggcttatctctccacccaccGCTCCCGCtcttgctcccatcttgcatgggatgccggcttatgtcctctttcatccctccgtccctcatactcacctgtcccacatcgcgcggccgcgccgacatccctctcgctctgtcccgactcctggcgcagcaccttcttcctgcgtgagcggtcatgtgataccgctcattactgcgcatattcatgaccttaatgagcggtaccacgtgaccgctcattcaggacgagctgtgtacgccgagaccaggcatctctggagcaaggtgagtatcgactTCATTGGCGGGGGTTGGTCAGTTGGGAGGTcacccaggacttataaaaaaaaacaaaaaaaaacaaaccttgctcaggtgccgccccctgcattgtccccgccctaggcacgtgccctcaagtgcctagtggcaaatacggccctgggggttCTAATTTTCTTGGAACTCAGGGGCTCTCCTAgagggtcatggcacccacaaaccataacagtaaagtcTGCATTATAGTATGCGGTCCATcgcttctgagcttttcactgtgcctgaaaaatatttcccaattacatgtagagtattggcacactctggaaaaaatggacctcagtttgttgtaaaaataatttctattagccctttgaaaaatgaaaaacttggggctaaaacaacattctaGTAGTAAAAAtgcaatttattctttcttcaccgctcaatggtataaaattctgtgaggcacatataatgtcaatatgatcactgaacccatagatgaattcattaggaagtgtagtttgtaatatgGGGAGTTTCTGtcctggcatctcaggggctctggcaatgtgacatggcaccctcaaaccattgaaGCAAAATCTGAAATACAatgtggcacctcttcccttctgagctgtgcactgtgcctcaaaagtagtattctcccacatttggggtatcgacgtactcaggagaaattacacaacaaattgaatggtgcaatttctcctgttacccttgtgaaaataaaaaataggggctaaaataatatttttgtgaggaaaattttattttttattttcacagctcaacgttacaaacttctgtgaagcaccttggtgttcaaggtgctcaccacacatcctttAGCATTCTAGTTtctaaaatttggtcacttgtggggggtttccactgtttaggtacatcaggggctttccaaatgggacatgacatccgctaatgattccagcaagttTTATATTAAAAACGTCcttcctcatatggggtatcgaagtactcaggagaaatttcacaacaaattgtatggtgtagtttctcctgttccccttatgAAACTGAAAAATttagggctaaagtaacatttttgtggggaaaatgtgatttttttttttttcacggctcaaagttataaacttttgtgaagcactcgaGAGTTCaatttgctcaccacacatctagatcacttccctgaggtgtctagtttccaaaatggtgtcacttgtgggggattttcactgtttagttacatcaagggctctccaaatgcgacatggcgtccgctaattgttccagcaaattttgcattcacaaactcaaatagtgctccttcccttccaagctctgctgtgcgcccaaatagcAGTTTTCCTCCACATTGTCATGATCCGGTCCGGGATTTTTTTCCTGCCATCCTCTCTCTGGACTGGTAATGCgggggttaatcccctctgccttATTTTGGAGCTagctgggctttttcagtcctctgcagtctgctggccagcggcagtgatagttcatgcttccaggctagagcagctgacccgtataccctgtgAGACTTAGTGTTCATCTGGTTGTTTCCTTACAGAGTATGACTTGGCCTGATCTCTGtaccccgcctcttgttttccgtctctgataTCAAATTCCCCAACCGGCTTTGACTCACTGGCTTGTACCCCAACTTCATCTTACATCTCATGATACGGGATTTTTCGGTGGAACATCGGACCCTTGCCACATCTCATACTCACTTAAGACAAAAGCTGACAGAGACTGCTAAGATTATGCAGGGAACCACCCCTCATGCTGTTAGTTGACCTGGTGATTCAgtagatgttgttttgcactctCCCAAACCCTTGGTTAAGCTTCCTGACACCTTTACTAGCAAAAAAGATAAATTTCGTACTTTCAGGTATAGTTGTAAattattgttttctcttagaccccgatcgtttgggatgagactcagcgggtagggattattatctccttacttagggagggtccccaaccttgggctttctcgctgcccCCTACTGCTCCTTAACGGATGTCAGTAGATAGGACTTATCTATGACGAACCGGACCGTGTCAAGTTGGCAGAGGACACCATTTTGGGTCTGGTTCAGGGTAAGCACTCAGCCGAGTGGTACAGCTCCGAGTTCCAttgatggtccactgaggtgtcctggtaTGTTTCCGCACTGAGACGTCAGTTCAGGAGTGGACTGTCGGAATACCggaaggacgctctggctctccatccacctcccagctcattggaggaagctattgttatgctgtaagaatcaggctgcactcagatgtcacccgagtgcagtcctatttaagtgtgatGATTCAAAGAGGAAAAACttagagtggaccctctagaccgcggcgACGAACCCctaacggacgagctgaccagatagactgccccctatacagggagagttaggggcaggcccgtgagggactattgccacggaagctggaggaccaggacgggagaagaccaagaagaggcggagatagtaggaccacaggaaagGTGattactgcagagaaacaggactgatgggtaaaacaggactgatgggtaaactgcagcagtacagggactggcggaggaactgaggaaacgcagaggctagctggatacaggaaagacaggataaacccaaagtcagagggaaaacaaacttcacagagactaagagcggccaggaacacctgaaggaacaaatgataaccaggcacagagggatggcaggaagcagtttaaatacctaaaggcagggtagcacttccgggtaacagacctccagaaccatagagaggacaataaggaggacctacTTCCagatactagtcctccaggaccatagaggagacgaagaggagcgccaacagaagatcagaagtgcacacgcgcagcactgaacctggtatgcgcacgcgcacgagaagcagaggccgggagcgagcgaggaggcggcagcagcggtatgatagtacccccgtctttacatccctcctctttaggccagaaagaaacttaaCTAAAATTcggggagcctgaatattctcccgaggctcccaggatctctcctcaggaccgaaacccttccagtcgaccaaaaacaaagttctacctctatttttttt contains:
- the LOC143767619 gene encoding uncharacterized protein LOC143767619 isoform X2; its protein translation is MEIFFPLKNSFLKHQKIHTTEKRFSCSKCGKYFKHKCNLVRHQRTHTGEKPFSCSECGKCFNQKSNFVNHRRTHTGEKPFSCSECGKCFNQKSSFVNHQRTHTGEKPFSCSECGKCFNQKSSFVNHQRTHTGEKPFSCSECGKCFNQKSNFVNHQRTHTGEKPFFCSECGKCFNQKSSFVNHQRTHTGEKPFSCSECGKCFNRKAYLDDHQRTHTGEKPFSCSECEKCFVNKSNLLSHQKTHIGE